The Arachis ipaensis cultivar K30076 chromosome B03, Araip1.1, whole genome shotgun sequence region GGAACAGGTTTTGGCAATAATATCTTGCCCCAATTCTAGCAAGAATATCTATCTGAACGATAAGTTGCATTCATGAGGTCGTTTGAATAAAACACAGGTGTCATCAGATAATTTGATTCTACTGTTCCATCACTTCAAGATTTTAAAATGTATACCCATACCATCATGCATCATCACATTGATATTTGCATTATACTAAGATTCCTAATTAATATTTAGCCACATGGCACTAGTTATTGCATAGTAACACACAAATCTACGTTTGTTCTATCTTTACTTGcctttgtccccttttttttctCGTCAGCTGTTAACTTCCCTGATAAGGATATATATAGATAATAGAGAATTTAGTGACAAGAATACATGTTGGAGAATTCTGCATATCCGACGGAACCCAAAAAATTGAAtctgtatatatacatatacacccATCATGTGGCTTTGGTACATTTAAAATTTACTgggaaaataaatatataataaaattcatGGTGATCTATTATTTGGATTTTGGACTGACTCCTATAATATCAACGGCCCCCTCGGTTGATTTGTATAGGTTGTGTAGACTTATGTGCTTTCTGTTACATCAGTATTGCCTTTCATGCATGCAATTCTGAGTTAACCTTAAACAGATAACATATCGGCAGAGAAACTAATTTGTTACCGAATAAATGAATTATGAGTTATGAGTTATGACCAATTTGTAAAATTTGAACCCAATGGTAAGAAATTTATCCGTTTCTTGACATTAGGATATACACAACAATCTTAATTATCCCCTTTTAGTTTCATCAATTAGATCAACTTCTGTAGAGCAAAGAAAGGAAACTAATAATGATGAGGCAATGAATACTATGTGTGGTTTTGAAACATAAAAATTGAAGGTGAGTCAAGCACGAACATTATGTAAATTAGACAGGGAAGACGAAGAGAATCTAATGGGTGAAAAGAAGtatgagaaagagagagaggaagcGAAAGCCACATGAGTAGGGGACCGCAAGCAGGAATTTTAAAGTCTTAGGCGGAATTATTGAATCATAGGGTGGATCCCAACAAAAGCGTCTTACTCACAAATTTAACGCTCACCACTGCCCATAACACACAGTCGAGTAAACACTTAAACTTACCAGGTGCAGCTCCAAGTGGGGCCCATGTGAAATCCCGTTGTTACGAGCACAACCAATCACAATTCAGAGAACAAGATGAACATGAAATCACCAACCAATGGGATGTTGGATGAGCCCAAATTGGGGGGACCATTAGCAAAATGACCAAAAGTGCATGGGATGGTAGGGTTTCTCTCACACCACACTGTCAAGTCTCAACACACAAATAATTGAATTGAAGTGAATCATTTTTGGGGGTACCCCAAATAAATAGACTAAACACCTTGCAAAGTTCCTGTTGCAATTGCAACTTGCAAGCACTAACTAACTGCCATTTTCATTGCTCTGACAAGTTTGTTATTTTTAGTTCTTCTATGAGCACAGGCATGAAAGACGCAGCTGCAACTGCAACAAGTGCAAGTGCCTTGGGTGCCAAGACGGCCAGGGCTTGCGACAGCTGCTTACGGAGGAGGGCACGGTGGTTCTGCGCTGCAGATGATGCATTCCTCTGCCATGCCTGTGACAACTTGGTCCACTCCGCGAACCAGTTAGCGAGCAGGCACGAGAGGGTTAGGCTTCAAACGGCGTCGTGCAAGCTCACCAACAAGGTAACCACCGCACACGCATGGCACAGTGGGTTCACGCGCAAGGCAAGAACACCGcgccacaacaacaacaagcacTTAGCCTTGCAACAAAGGCTTAAGGACCAAGTTTTATTCAACACCGCTTGTGTTCTTCCCGTTGTGCCGGAGCTTGGAGTTGAAGAAACAGCTCTTCTGGATGATCATGAGAGCGAGGAGCAGCTGCTGTGTCGCGTCCCCGTGTTTGACCCTTTCGATGCAGAGCTTTGCAATGATGTGTACAGTGAAGTCAGGGACGAGAAGAATCACGAAGAACGAGGTTGTTGTGATGACTTGGAGAGCTTCTCTGAGTTTCTGCCATCGGATATGGATCTTGCTGAGTTTGCTGCTGATGTCGAAAACCTGCTTGGAAGTGGGATTGATGAGGATTCATTAGGAATTGATTGCAAAGAAGAAGTTCAAAGAGAAGATGCATGCGTTAGAGCCGAAACCACCATTAATATTAAGGAGGGTGCAATGGTAATGGTAAAGGTGAAGGATGAGGAGCTTGATTCAGATACAGCAAGTCATCTTCAGTCAGTTTTTGACATCACAAACGATGACGAATTTGATTGGAATATCGAATCGGTGCTCTTATCGACGGAGGAAAAGGCGACCGCTGCCGCACCAGTAAGTAATAATAGTGATAGTGTTAGTGAAGAGAAAAAGAGGGACATATTTTTGAGACTGAACTATGAAGAGGTTATAAATGCTTGGGCAAGCCAAGGTTCTCCGTGGACAACAGGAACCCCTCCTCCGTTCAACCCTCATGATCATTCCTGGCCAAATTTCTTGGTACTTATTAGTACTTCTCTCGATCTATGTATATGTATTTTTGTAGTAGTATTTGATGCAGATGCGCATACATATTTGTGAATTTCAGGATCCAAGTGGCGGAGATGTTCATCAGTGCTCTTCTTATGGGGATGGGAGAAGCGTGAGGGGACATGTTGGAGATGGGGGAAGAGAAGCAAGAGTATCTAGGTACAGAGAGAAGAGAAGGACTCGTTTGTTtgctaaaaagataagatatgaagTGAGGAAACTGAATGCGGAGAAGAGACCTAGAATGAAAGGTAGATTTGTCAAGAGATCATGCCTTGTTGGAGGAGCCACAACTTCCTTTCAAACCTCCTATAACTGAGCGAGACTGACATCAATCAATCATTCAATCAATTTCCTTGTTTGCTTTTTCTGCAAATCTGGAATGCTTCTGTAACATAATAATATCACTACTATTCTAGGTCAGGTTTGGCTAAAGTTGTTGCTTGGGAttgaatctctctatctctctaGCAGGTCTCTTAGTTGGGTAATCAGATTTAGGAATTCGGGTATTCAATGTTGATGCATGCATTACCCAGTTAACTTTCTAGCTAGGCTACTGATATTTAACAATGTTTACTACATATATATATCAAGTTCAGATGTTAATTGTTGAATTAGTTTGTACATtatctacatatatatatatatgcttgtgACGATTTCGGTTTAATGTACTCCTTTGTCCCATGTACACGAAGAAGTAAAAAACAGGAGGGTGGTTGTTATATTAATTAGAAAGATGAACATGCTTACATACTAAGTTTACTTTCAGCAATGCAAATCCACCAAACTAGTTTTCACAATAAGCTATATGCACATGTGGGGATATAAAATGATGGAAACTTACGTGTGCAAtcttttttcaagaaaaattgATAGTTAAGACTggttaaattattaaatatattaaattatttaaaaaaattttaattacatttatgtattttgaaaataattaaaaaaacaaagaataaagAAATGAATGCATATATAGAAAAAGTTATGATTTCTCATCATTCTCAAATTATGGTTCTCAAACATTATTCTTACAGTTATTTGGTTTTAGTAAGAAAAAACGGAAACATCTAAGTTCTAACCATTATAATGTTTGTACAATCTACAAAAGTTAATTAAGGAGGGAATGGTTATAATGGAAGCTATAA contains the following coding sequences:
- the LOC107630325 gene encoding zinc finger protein CONSTANS-LIKE 16, whose product is MSTGMKDAAATATSASALGAKTARACDSCLRRRARWFCAADDAFLCHACDNLVHSANQLASRHERVRLQTASCKLTNKVTTAHAWHSGFTRKARTPRHNNNKHLALQQRLKDQVLFNTACVLPVVPELGVEETALLDDHESEEQLLCRVPVFDPFDAELCNDVYSEVRDEKNHEERGCCDDLESFSEFLPSDMDLAEFAADVENLLGSGIDEDSLGIDCKEEVQREDACVRAETTINIKEGAMVMVKVKDEELDSDTASHLQSVFDITNDDEFDWNIESVLLSTEEKATAAAPVSNNSDSVSEEKKRDIFLRLNYEEVINAWASQGSPWTTGTPPPFNPHDHSWPNFLDPSGGDVHQCSSYGDGRSVRGHVGDGGREARVSRYREKRRTRLFAKKIRYEVRKLNAEKRPRMKGRFVKRSCLVGGATTSFQTSYN